A genomic window from Cloacibacillus evryensis DSM 19522 includes:
- a CDS encoding efflux RND transporter periplasmic adaptor subunit, producing the protein MENKIKIMKNGGKLKFAALIAAAAVAAAGGFYFLNTREGEIQYKTVPVVRSDLRSTIQATGTLNPVETVDVGTQISGTIKELYFDYNSRVKQGQLIAIMDSATQSAEVAQAQATVASAQADVLNAQAALDVAAKDLARTRELAKRDLIAKADVDADTSTWLKAKANLAAAEAKVAQYRATLEKSRINLNYTRIYSPVDGVVVAKNVEEGQTVAASYQTPSIAEIARDLTQMQVEVNVDEADIGGVHEGQPATFNVDTYPTLNFEGKVTQVRLSPETTDNVVTYTVIVKVQNPDGKLLPGMTANVSLILENRDDVLVVPNSAFRFKPSNGQSSGEMGPPGPGGGHKQNVAEVTKPALYTLDKKKKPVKIEVEKGITDGQNTEIISGVEEGERVITGIIVPKEEK; encoded by the coding sequence ATGGAGAATAAGATTAAGATAATGAAAAACGGCGGGAAACTCAAATTCGCCGCGCTGATAGCCGCCGCGGCGGTGGCCGCCGCCGGAGGATTTTATTTCTTGAACACGCGCGAGGGCGAAATACAATATAAGACTGTCCCGGTCGTGCGTTCGGACCTGCGCTCGACGATCCAGGCGACCGGCACGCTGAACCCCGTGGAGACGGTGGACGTCGGTACTCAGATCTCCGGCACGATCAAGGAACTTTATTTTGATTACAACAGCCGCGTCAAACAGGGGCAGCTGATAGCCATAATGGACTCCGCGACACAGTCGGCGGAGGTGGCGCAGGCGCAGGCGACGGTGGCCTCGGCGCAGGCCGACGTGCTCAACGCGCAGGCCGCGCTCGACGTGGCGGCCAAGGATCTCGCCCGTACCCGCGAGCTCGCCAAACGCGACCTGATCGCGAAGGCCGACGTCGACGCGGACACGAGCACCTGGCTCAAGGCGAAGGCGAACCTCGCGGCGGCGGAGGCGAAGGTGGCGCAGTACCGCGCGACCCTCGAAAAATCACGTATCAACCTTAATTACACGAGGATATATTCGCCGGTGGACGGCGTAGTCGTCGCGAAGAACGTGGAAGAGGGACAGACGGTCGCCGCGAGCTACCAGACGCCTTCGATCGCGGAGATCGCGCGCGACCTCACCCAGATGCAGGTCGAGGTGAACGTCGACGAGGCCGATATCGGCGGCGTCCACGAGGGACAGCCGGCGACCTTCAACGTCGATACCTATCCGACGCTGAACTTCGAGGGCAAGGTGACGCAGGTGCGCCTGTCTCCGGAGACGACCGACAACGTCGTCACCTATACGGTCATCGTGAAGGTGCAGAACCCGGACGGCAAGCTGCTGCCCGGTATGACGGCCAACGTTTCGCTCATCCTTGAGAACCGCGACGACGTTCTCGTCGTTCCCAACAGCGCCTTCCGCTTCAAACCGTCAAACGGGCAGTCCTCAGGCGAAATGGGACCTCCGGGCCCGGGCGGCGGCCACAAGCAGAACGTCGCCGAAGTGACGAAGCCCGCCCTCTATACGCTCGATAAAAAGAAAAAGCCGGTCAAGATAGAGGTCGAAAAGGGTATCACCGACGGGCAGAACACCGAAATAATCTCCGGCGTCGAAGAGGGCGAGCGCGTAATAACGGGCATCATCGTTCCCAAAGAGGAAAAATAA
- a CDS encoding L-2-amino-thiazoline-4-carboxylic acid hydrolase: MGEKFKEIPLLQQREIEAKVIGPLIRAFSLEFGEERAYEVVRRALKDISREAGKELSEKCGGGLESFKKNCIARWNAGGALESTLKEDSADCCRFDVTRCAFAELYRELGYGDIGSVISCERDAAFLEGFDEGLELVRSKTLMEGGDRCDFCYRKKK, from the coding sequence TTGGGAGAAAAATTTAAAGAGATCCCGCTTCTGCAGCAGAGAGAGATCGAGGCAAAGGTGATCGGCCCGCTCATACGCGCCTTTTCCCTTGAGTTCGGGGAGGAGCGTGCTTACGAGGTCGTCAGGCGTGCGCTGAAAGATATCTCACGCGAGGCCGGAAAAGAGCTGAGTGAAAAATGCGGCGGCGGCCTGGAATCTTTTAAGAAAAACTGCATCGCGCGCTGGAACGCCGGCGGAGCGCTGGAATCCACTCTGAAAGAGGACAGCGCCGATTGCTGCCGCTTCGACGTCACCCGCTGCGCCTTTGCCGAGCTTTACCGGGAACTCGGCTATGGGGATATAGGGAGCGTCATCTCATGTGAGCGTGACGCGGCCTTCCTTGAGGGCTTCGACGAAGGGCTGGAACTCGTTCGCAGCAAGACGCTGATGGAGGGCGGAGACCGCTGCGATTTCTGTTATAGAAAGAAGAAATGA
- a CDS encoding Do family serine endopeptidase: MEKFNLNSGLKKFGTAALAALVLFAGGAAGSYIATRYTVTEAGVGVAANPGGAASASAPTVFDQKNPYVAIVKRSSPAVVNIDVETMVTEQPVVNPFQGNPFFEEFFGEEFFGPQQRQSQPRKVPRRGKGSGFIVSKEGYILTNNHVVEDADKIKVTLLDGRTFDAKKVGQDPTFDLAVIQIKAKDLPVLPLGDSGATEVGEQVVAIGNPHGFENTVTAGIISAKNRTLQAPGINFQGFLQTDAAINPGNSGGPLIDLNGNVIGINTAIVPYAQGIGFAVPVNMAKQIMDDLIKHGEVRRGWLGVTVQPLTASLVEAYKIPVKEGSIIADVQKGSPAEKFGLRRGDVITAVGDSKIKNSEDVVFAVRNKLAGEKVPFEIYRDGKKMTVEVTLGDMDSIKGARRQSSNPRGGQQSAPQESTQMGVTVVVNSPEFSRQHDLSETGGVVVTKIAQGSQGQRLGLRPGDVILEINRQKINSIADWERMMSAKKGALGLLVSRGGQTLFISVGK, encoded by the coding sequence ATGGAGAAATTCAATCTGAACAGCGGTTTGAAAAAGTTCGGAACAGCCGCGCTGGCCGCGCTGGTTTTATTCGCCGGCGGGGCCGCTGGGTCCTATATAGCAACAAGATACACAGTAACCGAGGCCGGCGTCGGCGTGGCCGCAAATCCCGGAGGGGCGGCGTCGGCTTCCGCCCCGACGGTGTTTGATCAAAAGAACCCATACGTGGCTATCGTCAAGAGGAGTTCGCCGGCGGTCGTCAACATCGACGTTGAGACGATGGTGACAGAGCAGCCGGTGGTCAACCCCTTCCAGGGAAATCCTTTTTTTGAGGAGTTCTTCGGCGAAGAGTTCTTCGGCCCCCAGCAGCGTCAGAGTCAGCCGCGAAAGGTGCCGCGCCGCGGCAAGGGGTCCGGCTTCATCGTCAGCAAAGAGGGCTACATCCTCACGAACAACCACGTCGTTGAGGATGCCGACAAGATAAAGGTAACTCTGCTCGACGGCAGGACCTTCGACGCCAAAAAAGTGGGGCAGGACCCGACGTTCGACCTTGCCGTCATTCAGATAAAGGCCAAGGACCTTCCGGTACTGCCGCTTGGCGACTCCGGCGCGACGGAAGTCGGCGAGCAGGTAGTGGCGATCGGAAACCCGCATGGTTTTGAGAACACTGTCACCGCGGGCATCATCTCCGCGAAAAACAGGACTCTGCAGGCCCCCGGCATCAACTTTCAGGGATTCCTGCAGACCGACGCGGCGATCAACCCCGGCAACAGCGGCGGCCCGCTCATCGATCTCAATGGAAACGTCATCGGGATCAACACCGCGATCGTTCCCTATGCCCAGGGCATAGGCTTCGCGGTCCCAGTAAATATGGCGAAGCAGATAATGGACGACCTCATCAAACACGGAGAGGTGCGGCGCGGATGGCTCGGAGTGACTGTGCAGCCGCTTACGGCTTCACTCGTAGAGGCTTATAAGATCCCCGTCAAAGAGGGCTCGATCATCGCAGACGTCCAGAAGGGCTCACCGGCGGAGAAGTTCGGACTGCGGCGCGGAGATGTGATAACGGCGGTGGGCGACAGCAAGATAAAGAACAGCGAGGACGTGGTCTTTGCCGTGCGCAACAAACTTGCCGGCGAAAAGGTACCCTTTGAGATATATCGCGACGGCAAAAAGATGACCGTCGAAGTAACGCTCGGCGATATGGACAGCATCAAGGGCGCGAGAAGACAGAGCTCCAACCCGCGCGGCGGCCAGCAGAGCGCCCCGCAGGAATCGACGCAGATGGGCGTCACGGTGGTCGTCAACAGCCCGGAATTCAGCAGACAGCATGACCTCTCGGAGACCGGCGGGGTGGTCGTGACAAAGATCGCCCAGGGCTCGCAGGGGCAGCGCCTCGGCCTTCGCCCCGGAGATGTGATTCTGGAGATCAACCGCCAGAAGATAAACTCCATCGCCGATTGGGAGCGGATGATGAGCGCAAAGAAGGGCGCGCTGGGCCTCCTCGTCTCGCGCGGCGGGCAGACGCTTTTCATCTCCGTCGGCAAATAA
- a CDS encoding ABC transporter ATP-binding protein: MALVELRNIKKSFTLGAEEVEILHGVDLSVEKGEFVAMMGPSGSGKSTTMNILGCLDRPTGGEYFLDGVNVEGMGSDELAHIRNRMIGFVFQGFNLLAKTTALENVELPLLYAGVPRAERHEKAKEALIEMGLHDRLYHEPSQLSGGQQQRVAIARGIVNRAPILMADEPTGNLDSKTSDEIMALFRRLNDDGMTIILVTHEYDVALYAKRILHFRDGVIMKDEINEKRREVA; encoded by the coding sequence ATGGCGCTCGTCGAGCTCAGGAATATAAAAAAGAGCTTTACGCTGGGCGCGGAAGAGGTAGAAATACTTCACGGCGTGGACCTCAGCGTCGAAAAGGGCGAGTTCGTCGCGATGATGGGCCCCTCCGGCTCGGGAAAATCTACGACGATGAACATCCTCGGCTGTCTTGACCGCCCGACCGGCGGGGAATATTTCCTGGACGGCGTCAACGTCGAGGGGATGGGGAGCGACGAACTGGCTCACATCAGAAACAGGATGATCGGCTTCGTCTTTCAGGGATTCAACCTGCTGGCCAAGACGACGGCGCTGGAAAACGTCGAGCTGCCCCTGCTGTATGCGGGAGTGCCGCGCGCGGAGCGTCATGAAAAGGCTAAAGAGGCGCTGATAGAGATGGGGCTGCATGACCGTCTCTATCACGAACCATCGCAGCTCTCCGGCGGGCAGCAGCAGCGCGTGGCGATCGCGCGCGGCATCGTCAACCGCGCGCCGATCCTGATGGCGGACGAACCGACGGGCAACCTCGATTCAAAGACGAGCGACGAGATCATGGCGCTCTTTCGCCGCCTCAACGACGACGGGATGACGATAATATTAGTTACGCATGAATACGACGTCGCCCTGTACGCGAAGAGGATACTTCACTTTCGCGACGGCGTCATCATGAAAGACGAAATAAACGAAAAAAGGAGGGAGGTCGCATGA
- a CDS encoding phage holin family protein: MSRLTELVLSFFDLMEAEGRELREQAQIVARGAIMLFFGGVLLTAGLLAAGYALYLTLARLLGAPAAAFIVALLLGAVGMTLISKSSPRNNGGAERAESKNEDAD; this comes from the coding sequence ATGAGCCGGCTGACCGAGCTTGTGCTGAGTTTTTTTGACCTTATGGAGGCGGAGGGACGCGAGCTTCGCGAACAGGCACAGATCGTCGCGCGCGGCGCCATCATGCTCTTTTTTGGCGGAGTGCTGCTTACCGCCGGCCTGCTGGCGGCCGGCTACGCGCTGTACCTCACGCTCGCCCGCCTGCTCGGAGCCCCCGCGGCCGCCTTCATCGTCGCGTTGCTGCTCGGCGCGGTGGGGATGACTCTTATATCAAAATCGTCGCCGCGGAATAACGGCGGCGCGGAGCGCGCGGAGTCAAAAAATGAAGACGCGGACTAA
- a CDS encoding GNAT family N-acetyltransferase produces MKSDPEYYFYDSKLAVSPADLQDLYRFTRWGRSRSLEQIAKMLEGTSMCFSIRHNGKLIAFCRVLTDFVFRGSFWDILVHPDYQGKGIGSRLLEYALGHPALRNVPVLVTYTSELTAFMGRLGFEPREGLLILQRRPMEYS; encoded by the coding sequence ATGAAATCAGATCCTGAATACTATTTCTACGACAGCAAGCTGGCAGTATCTCCCGCCGACCTGCAGGACCTTTACCGCTTCACCCGCTGGGGACGGAGTCGTTCCCTCGAGCAGATCGCGAAGATGCTGGAGGGAACGAGCATGTGTTTCTCGATCCGCCATAACGGCAAACTCATCGCCTTTTGCCGCGTGCTCACGGACTTCGTCTTTCGCGGTTCGTTCTGGGACATCCTTGTACACCCCGATTATCAGGGGAAAGGCATCGGCTCGCGGCTGCTTGAATACGCGCTAGGCCACCCCGCGCTGCGGAACGTCCCCGTGCTCGTCACCTACACCAGCGAGTTGACGGCCTTCATGGGCCGCCTCGGCTTTGAGCCGCGCGAAGGCCTGCTGATACTGCAGCGGCGGCCGATGGAGTATTCGTAG
- a CDS encoding response regulator transcription factor codes for MKILIIEDESAIAEVEKAYIEREGYGAEIARDGLEGLAKFRSDTFDLVLLDLMLPGMAGADVCREIRRSSNAPILMVTAKSGEDDIVAGLDAGADDYIVKPFSPKILMARVRANLRKNGAAEGGGSDVITVGGSLVIDPQNFTVKKNGEEVSLTRNEFMILSKMAARPEKTWSRDDLITYALGYEYDGFERSIDSYIKNIRKKLYDPEHENGYIRTVHGFGYKISE; via the coding sequence ATGAAGATACTTATTATTGAGGATGAATCAGCGATAGCAGAGGTCGAAAAGGCCTATATAGAGCGGGAGGGCTACGGCGCGGAGATCGCGCGGGACGGCCTGGAGGGGCTTGCCAAGTTCCGCTCCGACACTTTTGACCTGGTGCTGCTGGATCTGATGCTTCCGGGTATGGCCGGCGCCGACGTTTGCCGTGAGATACGCCGCAGCTCAAACGCTCCGATCCTCATGGTGACGGCAAAGAGCGGAGAGGACGACATCGTCGCCGGGCTTGACGCCGGCGCGGACGACTATATAGTAAAGCCATTTTCGCCCAAGATCCTGATGGCGCGCGTCCGGGCCAACCTGCGCAAGAACGGCGCGGCGGAGGGCGGCGGCTCGGATGTCATTACGGTGGGCGGTTCGCTCGTGATAGACCCGCAAAACTTTACCGTCAAGAAGAACGGCGAAGAGGTATCGCTTACCCGCAACGAATTTATGATCCTTTCAAAGATGGCTGCGCGTCCTGAGAAGACGTGGAGCCGCGACGATCTTATAACCTATGCGCTCGGCTATGAGTATGACGGTTTTGAGCGTTCTATCGACAGTTACATAAAGAATATACGCAAGAAGCTTTACGACCCCGAGCATGAGAACGGCTACATACGCACGGTGCACGGCTTTGGCTACAAGATCTCGGAGTGA
- a CDS encoding ABC transporter permease encodes MIAVSEVFSASLTALRRNKTRSMLTALGIIIGVAAVIAAFAVGAGANKSIDEQISSFGSNFIMVFPDRPGRSTTGVTRYLTYDDAQAIEKEVSGVDAVAPMINMSATLIYENTNWSSSVVGSTKEYSYVQEWNVESGRDINASDVRQGAKVAVVGKTVVDKLFSGENPVGKAIRINKIPFTVVGVFETKGLSAMGSDQDDFVLVPLTAAQRRLVRWKTAGRIGNIYIKGVSMEALSYIQNETEALLRERHRIKPGDADDFAVRNVSQMLEARRKTTTIMSMLLGSIAFISLVVGGIGIMNIMLVSVTERTREIGIRMAVGATEKDIRMQFLIEAVVLSMIGGTIGIMLGVAAGYALSSFTSAPPVFTVMSIVLAFFFSAMVGVGFGYYPAYKASLLNPIDALKYE; translated from the coding sequence ATGATCGCCGTATCAGAAGTCTTCTCCGCATCGCTGACGGCGCTGCGCCGCAACAAAACGCGCTCCATGCTGACGGCGCTCGGCATCATCATCGGCGTCGCCGCCGTCATCGCGGCCTTCGCGGTGGGCGCTGGGGCCAACAAGAGCATCGACGAGCAGATATCCTCCTTCGGCAGCAACTTCATCATGGTCTTCCCCGACCGGCCCGGGCGTTCGACGACGGGCGTCACGCGCTACCTAACCTACGACGACGCCCAGGCGATCGAAAAAGAGGTCTCCGGCGTGGACGCCGTGGCGCCGATGATAAACATGTCCGCCACGCTCATCTACGAAAACACGAACTGGAGTTCGAGCGTCGTCGGCAGCACCAAGGAATACTCATACGTGCAGGAATGGAACGTCGAATCGGGGCGCGACATAAACGCGAGCGACGTGCGCCAGGGCGCCAAGGTGGCCGTCGTCGGCAAGACGGTCGTGGACAAGCTGTTTTCCGGGGAAAACCCAGTGGGAAAGGCGATAAGGATAAACAAGATCCCCTTCACGGTGGTCGGAGTCTTCGAGACGAAGGGGCTCTCCGCGATGGGCAGCGACCAGGATGACTTCGTCCTCGTGCCGCTGACCGCGGCGCAGAGGAGGCTCGTGCGCTGGAAGACGGCGGGGCGCATCGGAAACATATACATAAAGGGCGTCTCTATGGAGGCCCTTTCCTATATACAGAACGAGACCGAGGCGCTCCTGCGCGAACGCCACCGGATAAAGCCAGGCGACGCCGACGACTTCGCGGTGCGCAACGTATCGCAGATGCTTGAGGCGCGCCGCAAGACGACGACCATAATGTCGATGCTCCTCGGCTCGATCGCGTTCATCTCGCTCGTCGTCGGCGGCATCGGGATCATGAACATCATGCTCGTATCGGTGACGGAGCGCACCAGGGAAATAGGCATCAGGATGGCGGTGGGCGCCACGGAAAAGGACATCAGGATGCAGTTCCTCATCGAGGCGGTCGTCCTCTCCATGATCGGAGGAACGATAGGCATTATGCTTGGCGTGGCGGCGGGTTACGCGCTGTCGTCCTTCACCTCCGCGCCGCCGGTCTTCACGGTGATGTCGATCGTGCTCGCCTTCTTCTTCTCGGCGATGGTCGGCGTGGGATTCGGCTACTACCCGGCCTACAAAGCCTCGCTGCTGAACCCGATAGACGCGCTCAAATACGAATAG
- a CDS encoding TolC family protein — MRIAALRWPLACAALMFCAAASWGAPLTIEECLASAMKNNPDLMAAEEKIAAQRATIGQAASAGRPQLSAGSSYSRGGSGLSGDNNSGSYSGNVKVEQSISDWGRREAKVEGAQLSTEAADADYRSTRESVIQNVYNAYYGLNRAMRENAVARTRYDNFEKRLKWAQSYYEVGTKPKIEVTKAEADLAASKLAVVKSQASMEQYRADLANAIGQPMLEISEVDDILEYEEWNMPLDEAVKRAMEQRPELIAKQRRVEYASTNLTVQMKGLSPSLSASAGYDIYGSSPFDGSEWSAKLSLSVPISDGGLTKSKVEQASAELRTAEAEMKSLTNGVTLEVRKAWEALREAKESLVSSLEAERSAKATLDLAEGRYAAGVGDNLEISDAVDSYATASANRVLALYNCKTAQLDLEKAMGGLKYGE; from the coding sequence ATGAGAATAGCCGCATTAAGATGGCCTCTGGCCTGCGCGGCGCTGATGTTCTGCGCCGCGGCCTCATGGGGGGCGCCGCTTACGATCGAGGAATGTCTGGCCTCGGCGATGAAGAACAACCCCGACCTCATGGCAGCGGAGGAGAAGATCGCGGCACAGCGCGCCACGATCGGGCAGGCGGCCTCCGCGGGGCGGCCGCAGCTTTCGGCGGGAAGCTCGTATTCGCGGGGCGGCAGCGGTCTGTCCGGAGACAACAACAGCGGTTCCTATTCCGGCAACGTGAAGGTTGAGCAGTCGATCAGCGACTGGGGCCGGCGCGAGGCTAAGGTGGAGGGCGCGCAGCTTTCGACCGAGGCTGCGGACGCCGATTACCGGAGCACGCGCGAGAGCGTGATCCAGAACGTCTATAACGCCTATTACGGGCTTAACCGCGCAATGCGTGAGAATGCGGTCGCCAGGACGCGTTATGATAATTTTGAAAAACGCCTTAAATGGGCGCAGTCCTACTACGAAGTCGGCACGAAGCCGAAGATCGAAGTGACGAAAGCCGAGGCAGACCTTGCGGCCTCAAAGCTGGCGGTAGTCAAAAGCCAGGCCTCGATGGAGCAGTATCGGGCGGATCTTGCGAACGCCATCGGGCAGCCGATGCTCGAGATCAGCGAGGTGGACGACATTCTGGAATATGAAGAATGGAATATGCCGCTGGACGAAGCCGTAAAAAGGGCGATGGAGCAGCGTCCGGAGCTTATCGCGAAGCAGCGGCGCGTCGAATACGCCTCCACGAACCTTACGGTGCAGATGAAGGGACTTTCTCCCTCGCTCTCCGCCTCTGCCGGATATGACATCTATGGTTCGTCGCCCTTCGACGGCAGCGAATGGAGCGCCAAACTTTCTCTCTCGGTGCCGATCTCTGACGGCGGACTCACGAAGAGCAAGGTGGAACAGGCGAGCGCGGAGCTGCGCACCGCCGAGGCCGAGATGAAGAGCCTGACCAACGGCGTCACGCTGGAGGTGCGCAAGGCCTGGGAGGCGCTGCGCGAGGCAAAGGAATCGCTTGTCTCTTCGCTGGAAGCGGAACGCAGCGCGAAGGCGACGCTCGATCTCGCGGAGGGGCGCTACGCGGCCGGCGTCGGCGACAACCTGGAAATTTCCGACGCCGTCGACAGCTACGCCACGGCGTCCGCTAACAGGGTCCTTGCCCTCTATAACTGCAAAACGGCACAGCTCGACCTTGAGAAGGCTATGGGAGGTCTGAAATATGGAGAATAA
- a CDS encoding DUF3084 domain-containing protein, whose product MFEIFHDINWILLGALIIVSALVSWAGDVIGMKLGKKRITFLKLRPKYTSRIISVLTGVGIAIATIFVLSTASEQVRTALFSMQVIQRQLISTREELKKNEESMGRMEIDLFQSRGDLSEKEEELQKVEEKLELGMKSLNEARAKLAAMTEMRNKTEAEQAVLQKENDRLLSESKKLESSVKALKAESESLKSGIQRLREGRIAAFTGEILAQGVLTDSIITAQQVDQHVDRLRSEARALLAYRFGGKDPESAKLPEVTAESIAKVRDRLTHNPGRWLLRLTALGNAVEGEAVRAQIEAYRSRLIYKEDQLLYTHVFEPDTPRHEIEETVFQALRSLNQKAANDGVLRDPISGNVGSIDTGEFITALDKISQVRSKIKLEILTARDIYSEGPLRVKFILK is encoded by the coding sequence TTGTTTGAGATTTTTCATGACATAAACTGGATACTGCTCGGCGCGCTGATAATCGTCAGCGCTTTAGTCTCATGGGCCGGAGACGTAATAGGCATGAAACTCGGCAAAAAGCGCATCACCTTCTTAAAGCTCCGCCCTAAATATACCTCACGTATAATATCGGTGCTGACCGGCGTCGGCATCGCCATCGCGACGATATTCGTCCTCAGTACCGCCTCCGAACAGGTACGGACCGCGCTTTTCAGCATGCAGGTCATCCAGCGGCAGCTGATATCCACGAGAGAAGAACTTAAGAAAAACGAGGAATCGATGGGGCGCATGGAGATAGATCTGTTCCAGAGCAGGGGAGACCTTTCTGAAAAAGAGGAGGAGCTTCAGAAGGTCGAGGAAAAACTGGAACTCGGCATGAAGAGCCTTAACGAAGCGCGCGCGAAGCTTGCCGCGATGACGGAGATGCGCAATAAAACGGAAGCCGAACAGGCGGTGCTCCAAAAAGAAAACGACCGGCTGCTCTCCGAAAGCAAAAAACTCGAATCCTCGGTCAAAGCACTGAAGGCCGAATCCGAATCGCTGAAATCAGGGATACAGCGCCTGCGCGAGGGGCGCATCGCCGCCTTTACCGGCGAGATACTCGCCCAGGGAGTGCTGACGGATTCCATCATAACGGCGCAGCAGGTGGACCAGCATGTCGACAGACTGCGCAGCGAGGCCCGCGCGCTGCTCGCCTACCGCTTTGGCGGAAAGGACCCGGAATCCGCGAAGCTGCCGGAGGTGACGGCGGAGTCTATAGCCAAAGTCAGAGACCGGCTGACACATAACCCGGGACGCTGGCTGCTGCGCCTGACGGCGCTCGGCAACGCAGTCGAGGGGGAGGCTGTGCGGGCGCAGATAGAGGCGTACCGTTCACGCCTGATATACAAAGAGGACCAGCTGCTCTATACGCACGTCTTTGAACCGGACACGCCCCGCCATGAAATAGAAGAGACCGTATTCCAGGCGCTGAGATCGCTCAACCAGAAGGCCGCCAACGACGGCGTGCTGCGCGATCCGATCTCCGGCAACGTCGGTTCCATCGACACGGGGGAGTTTATCACGGCGCTGGACAAAATATCGCAGGTCAGGAGCAAAATAAAGCTTGAGATACTTACGGCGAGGGATATTTACAGCGAAGGCCCACTAAGGGTAAAATTCATCTTAAAGTGA
- a CDS encoding sensor histidine kinase, with product MNIKRSLKTKLIFQYMVIVIVCMLVIPTAISELLDRQFRGFATERLRENELEVAEFFAKMYIENGSWQGCSLFPRGSDFLRWPMVVVQLFDEKGVEVRKYSRMMKREGHHNKNPEPMAFKGDLLVSSREIIIDGVRVGEVRFTCLPFNNSPEGGFLRKFNKIMYYAVALMLVVAAMIAVFMAYRISRPVLNAAKRAQQISHGKYRMEDRMESDITELQALIDSVDRLGESLEAQEELRKRLLSDIAHELRNPVTIIKSHLEAIEDGVWEPTPERIRLTVSEVDRLSQLICEVEKLTYIEGAGHSLALENIDASSVIERAALVFDPLYKNKGVELKREIQPDVMMVMDGAKIRQVIENLLSNALRYTDAGGAVTVSMSSDAAEMRIEVADSGIGIGAADLPYIFERFYRTDVSRARTSGGIGIGLAIVKAIVEAHDGTITVASDPGEGSRFTVRIPRKDTE from the coding sequence ATGAATATCAAGCGGTCCCTGAAGACGAAGCTGATTTTTCAGTATATGGTGATCGTCATCGTGTGTATGCTCGTCATCCCGACCGCCATCTCTGAGCTGTTAGACCGGCAGTTCCGCGGCTTCGCCACCGAGCGTCTGCGTGAGAATGAACTGGAAGTCGCGGAGTTTTTTGCCAAAATGTACATTGAAAACGGATCGTGGCAGGGATGCAGCCTCTTTCCGCGGGGATCGGATTTTCTGCGCTGGCCGATGGTGGTGGTGCAGCTGTTTGACGAAAAGGGCGTCGAGGTGCGTAAGTACAGCCGCATGATGAAGCGGGAGGGGCATCATAATAAAAATCCCGAGCCGATGGCCTTCAAAGGAGACCTGCTGGTCAGCAGCCGTGAGATAATCATTGACGGCGTCCGGGTCGGCGAGGTCCGCTTCACCTGCCTGCCCTTCAACAACAGTCCGGAAGGCGGTTTTCTGCGCAAATTCAACAAGATAATGTATTACGCGGTCGCCCTGATGCTTGTCGTCGCCGCGATGATCGCGGTCTTTATGGCCTACCGCATCAGCCGTCCGGTTTTGAACGCGGCAAAGCGCGCGCAGCAGATAAGCCACGGCAAGTATCGCATGGAAGACCGGATGGAGTCGGATATTACGGAGCTACAGGCGTTGATCGACAGCGTGGACCGGCTCGGCGAGAGCTTGGAGGCGCAGGAGGAGCTGCGTAAGCGGCTCTTAAGCGATATCGCTCATGAACTGCGCAATCCTGTGACTATAATTAAATCCCACCTCGAAGCGATCGAGGACGGCGTGTGGGAGCCTACGCCGGAACGTATCCGCCTAACGGTCAGCGAAGTCGATCGCCTTTCGCAGCTTATCTGCGAGGTGGAGAAGCTTACTTACATCGAGGGGGCGGGGCATTCTCTGGCTCTTGAAAATATTGACGCCTCGTCGGTAATAGAGAGGGCGGCGCTGGTATTCGACCCGCTGTATAAGAACAAGGGCGTCGAACTGAAGCGGGAGATCCAGCCCGATGTGATGATGGTCATGGACGGGGCGAAGATCCGCCAGGTGATAGAAAACCTTCTTTCAAACGCGCTGCGTTACACGGACGCCGGCGGCGCGGTCACGGTGTCGATGTCCAGCGACGCCGCCGAGATGAGGATAGAGGTGGCCGACAGCGGCATCGGCATCGGCGCGGCGGACCTGCCGTATATATTTGAACGCTTCTATAGGACCGATGTGTCGCGGGCGAGGACGAGCGGCGGCATCGGCATCGGGCTCGCGATAGTTAAGGCTATCGTCGAGGCGCACGACGGTACGATAACCGTCGCGAGCGATCCAGGCGAGGGCAGCCGCTTCACCGTCAGGATACCACGAAAAGATACTGAGTAA